CCTCTGATACAACTCCCTCATTTGCTGTAATTCAGCACATACTTGACTCGGAGGATTCTTCTGGCTGCAACTTCACTCATGTGTTAAATATTCCTCCTACTGCAGCACTTATACGTGTAGATGATTTATGGAATCTATGTTCATTTGCCACCAAATTTCCAACATCTTCTATTATTAGTGTGAAGCCTTTTAATGTTCCTTTTGAGTCCTCTTACATAATGTCTGATGAGTTAGATCTTTTGCCTAATCGCCCAGATTTGTTTACCTCTAATACGCAAAGTTTTGCACGCAGTTATTACGATTGTGGGCTTTATTCTTTAATCCCAGTCAAGTATATTCGATCTTGGCCATCTTATGAATTCTATAAGGTATCGTTAAAAGGTCTTTCAATTAATCATCCATGTGTTGATGTGGATGATGAGTCTGACTGGGATGATCTTGTATCTCTGTTTCAAGCTTTTTCTTCCTAGTCTTGTTTTTGTACACGATTCCACTTCTTTCCCTGTGTTGCTTCTCCCCACCCACCCATTCTATTGTTTCTTTCGCTGACTTTTTTGTTTTCCTAGTGTTTTGATTTTGAGCATATTGCTCTATTTCTTTTTTACCTTACCCTGATCTCTTTATGTACAAAATCTGCTCACGAACCGTAATGGATACTAGTGATACTCGTATCACTTTTAATGACGAAGGTGTTTGCGATCATGCTATTGATTTTTATGAAAATGTATTGCCTAATTGGCATGTAGGCCAGCAAGGCCAAGAATATATTCACAGCGTCATACAAAAAATCAAGCATGATGGCCTTAATCGTGAATTTGATTGCATTCTGGGTCTTAGTGGTGGTGTTGATAGTTCTTACATGCTGCATCTCGCTGTTAAGGAATATGGTTTGAGGCCTCTTGTTTTTCATGTTGACGGGGGTTGGAATTCTGAATTGGCTGTACATAATATTCATGTTTTGGTTGAGAAGTTGGGTCTCGACCTTTTTACTGAGGTTATCAACTGGGAGGAAATGCGCGATTTCCAACTTGCTTGGTTTAAGTCTGGAGTACCTCATATAGACCTTCCCCAGGACCACGCTTTTGTCGCTACACTTTATAATTTTGCTGCTAAGCATGGAATTAGATATATCCTTAATGGTGGCAATATTTCTACGGAGTGTGTAAGAAATCCTATGGAGTATTTTTATTACGGCACCGATATGATTCACATTAAAGACATTATCAGACGTTTTGGTCAGGTACAAATGCAAACATATCCCTTCAGCTCTATCCTGCGCCATAAAATCTACTTGCGTTATTTCCGCAGGATAAAAGTCTTTCGGCTTCTCAATCATCGGGAATATATCAAATCTGATGCTGTCAAACTCCTCCAGAGAGAATATGATTGGAAGTCTTATCCGCAAAAACACTTCGAATCGCGTTTTACTAAGTTCTACGAGTCTTATTGGCTCCCTGAGCGTTTTGGCTTTGATCCCCGTCGAGTTCAATTCTCAAGTTTGATCCTCACGGGTCAAATGTCTCGTGATGACGCACTGAGTTGCCTGAAGAAGCCTGCTTACGATTCTTCCACTATTGGTCTAGATTTTGAGTATGTAGCTACCAAACTTCGTATAAGCATAGATGAGCTGACTCATTACTTAAGGATGCCTAAGCGGTTCTATTGGGATTACAGGAATCAAGAAAAACTTTTCAACACCGGTGCCCATATTCTCAAGGCTATTGGGCTGGAGACTTCGATTAAGCGATGATTACTATTGTTGATTACGGTCTAGGTAACGTTAAGGCGATTGCTAACATTTATAATAGGCTTGGTATTGCTTGCTCGATAGCGCGTGACCCTGATGAGTTGATACGCTCGAAACGATTAATTTTGCCTGGTGTTGGCGCTTTCGATTGGGCAATTAAGCGACTGGAGGCTTCTCGTTTGCGTCCCGTTCTTGATGAGCTTGTCATTAATCGGCGGGTCCCAGTTCTAGGTATCTGCGTTGGTATGCAGATTATGGCTAATCGAAGTGAAGAAGGCCTTCTTCCTGGTCTGGGTTGGATACCCGGTGACGTCAAGCGTTTTGATGAGAACTTGCTGTCGTCAAAGATATGCTTGCCTCATATAGGATGGAATAATGTTATTGCGAACGATCATTCATTGTTTGGCAATATCTTGGATCCACGCTTTTATTTTTTGCATTCATATTATTTCCTGCCATGTTCTGTAGATCTGATTTTGGCCAAAACTCATTATGGTTTACCTTTTGCCTCCGCAGTCTGCCTTGATCATGTGATCGGTGTTCAGTTTCATCCTGAGAAGAGTCATCGCTGGGGTACTCAGCTTCTGCAAAACTTTGCTCAATTTGAGGTTTAGCTCTTTCCATGTTGCGCGCTCGAATTATTCCATGTCTCTTGGTTCATAATGGTGGCTTGGTTAAGACCACCCGCTTCGGTGGCTCGAAATATATTGGAGACCCTCTGAATGCTGTTCGAATTTTTAACGAGAAGCAAGTCGACGAGCTGATTGTTGTCGATATTGATGCCACAACTAAGGATCTTGAACCCAATTATGGCTTAATTGCTAATCTTGCTGCCGAATGTCGGATGCCATTGTGCTACGGCGGTGGTGTTAGAACTGTTGAGCAGATTGAGCGAATAGTAAGTCTTGGCGTCGAAAAGGTCAGTCTTGGTAGTGCAGCAGCCTATAACCCTGGCCTGATTAAGCTGGCGTCTCAGCGAGTTGGAAGCCAGAGCATCGTCGCTGTTATGGATGTGAAAAAGAGTAGTTTCCGTGGCCGCTATGAAGTTCTCACGCATAACGGCTCTAAAAAGACAGGCTGTAATCCTGTTGAGATGGCTCGTCAGTTGCAAGCATTAGGGGCTGGTGAAATTTTGCTTAACTCGATTGATCGCGACGGAACCATGAAGGGCTATGACCTAGGACTCATTGATGCCGTCAGAAAGGTCACTCGGCTACCGATGACGGTCATTGGCGGTGCGGGATCTTTCGATGATATGCGGGCATTGGTCATCCGCTACGGAGTGATTGGGGCTGCCGCCGGCAGCTTGTTTGTTTTCAAGGGTAAGTATCGCGCTGTCTTGATCCAGTACCCACAGCCATCTGAAATAGATTTGTTATCAGCTGTCCTATGACGTTTTGACGCTTAGCCGATCCGAGCAATCTTCTCGTTGCTGATAGTTCACCTGTGAAACAACTCCTCCATTCTCTCGCCACCGGTGCCAGCGAACTTCCTGAGCTTCCAGCACCCGTTGTTCCTCGTGGGCATTTGTTGATTCGCAGTTCTTGCTCACTCGTTTCTGCAGGAACGGAGCGCATGTTGGTGGATTTTGGCAGTGCTAACTGGATCGGTAAGGCCCGTCAGCAGCCAGCCAAGGTTCAGCAGGTATTGGAGAAAGCCCGCACTGATGGTCCCTTAACCACTTTAGATGCGGTGCGTAGCAAGCTGGATCAACCCTTGCCTCTTGGTTACTGCAACGTGGGAACTGTAGTAGCCGTTGGCTCCGAAGTTTCAGGCTTTCAGATTGGCGATAAAGTTGCTTCCAATGGAGCTCATGCTGAGCTCGTATCTGTATCACATCTCCTATGTGCCGTCATCCCGACTGAGGTAAGTGATGAGGCTGCTGCTTTCACTGTTCTCTCCTCTATTGGTCTGCAGGGAAC
Above is a window of Synechococcus sp. BIOS-U3-1 DNA encoding:
- the hisH gene encoding imidazole glycerol phosphate synthase subunit HisH, yielding MITIVDYGLGNVKAIANIYNRLGIACSIARDPDELIRSKRLILPGVGAFDWAIKRLEASRLRPVLDELVINRRVPVLGICVGMQIMANRSEEGLLPGLGWIPGDVKRFDENLLSSKICLPHIGWNNVIANDHSLFGNILDPRFYFLHSYYFLPCSVDLILAKTHYGLPFASAVCLDHVIGVQFHPEKSHRWGTQLLQNFAQFEV
- a CDS encoding cytidylyltransferase domain-containing protein, which codes for MRLLITVLARGGSRRVPRKNIRLLSGVPVIFHTLNVIRDSNISSDIVVSTEDPEISQLIATSSFSSSLRLRPHYLSSDTTPSFAVIQHILDSEDSSGCNFTHVLNIPPTAALIRVDDLWNLCSFATKFPTSSIISVKPFNVPFESSYIMSDELDLLPNRPDLFTSNTQSFARSYYDCGLYSLIPVKYIRSWPSYEFYKVSLKGLSINHPCVDVDDESDWDDLVSLFQAFSS
- a CDS encoding N-acetyl sugar amidotransferase, giving the protein MYKICSRTVMDTSDTRITFNDEGVCDHAIDFYENVLPNWHVGQQGQEYIHSVIQKIKHDGLNREFDCILGLSGGVDSSYMLHLAVKEYGLRPLVFHVDGGWNSELAVHNIHVLVEKLGLDLFTEVINWEEMRDFQLAWFKSGVPHIDLPQDHAFVATLYNFAAKHGIRYILNGGNISTECVRNPMEYFYYGTDMIHIKDIIRRFGQVQMQTYPFSSILRHKIYLRYFRRIKVFRLLNHREYIKSDAVKLLQREYDWKSYPQKHFESRFTKFYESYWLPERFGFDPRRVQFSSLILTGQMSRDDALSCLKKPAYDSSTIGLDFEYVATKLRISIDELTHYLRMPKRFYWDYRNQEKLFNTGAHILKAIGLETSIKR
- a CDS encoding AglZ/HisF2 family acetamidino modification protein; its protein translation is MLRARIIPCLLVHNGGLVKTTRFGGSKYIGDPLNAVRIFNEKQVDELIVVDIDATTKDLEPNYGLIANLAAECRMPLCYGGGVRTVEQIERIVSLGVEKVSLGSAAAYNPGLIKLASQRVGSQSIVAVMDVKKSSFRGRYEVLTHNGSKKTGCNPVEMARQLQALGAGEILLNSIDRDGTMKGYDLGLIDAVRKVTRLPMTVIGGAGSFDDMRALVIRYGVIGAAAGSLFVFKGKYRAVLIQYPQPSEIDLLSAVL